In Myxococcus guangdongensis, one genomic interval encodes:
- the hemG gene encoding protoporphyrinogen oxidase: MTVAVVGGGISGLVVAWRLRSRGRDAVVLETTSRLGGAVGTRAQQGFLLETGPNSFLDREPAMRELASALNLEHRIRAADGAAKRRYVYTRGKLRSVPASPPAFLKSDILPFGAKLRVMGELFSGRAAPGVDESLADFGRRHLGPTATRVLLDAVQTGIFAGDVERLSVGATFPQLVKLEREHRSLILGAIQAQKAQATAQAKALPAGSTAPKLSGALSTFEGGLGTLIDALGTALGDAARTGATVEGLTRGDDGWRLAVSERGQRSELKASRVVLAAPAYVTRGLLEPLDAELAAGVGGIDYAPIAVVHLGFDAGTTPAPDGFGFLVPPMEQRRLLGSIHASTVFPFRVEAGRVLYTCMVGGATRPDLVALDEAELVALAREELKALAGVTATPTLTEVFRWKRGIPQYNVGHLERMDSVDRALTRLPGLHLAGNAYKGVGLNDCIRNGLALADALVDAGA, from the coding sequence ATGACTGTCGCCGTCGTAGGAGGTGGGATTTCAGGTCTGGTCGTCGCCTGGCGATTGCGCTCCCGCGGTAGGGATGCCGTTGTCCTGGAGACAACCTCCCGGCTCGGCGGCGCGGTGGGCACGCGCGCGCAGCAGGGCTTCCTTCTGGAGACGGGCCCCAACAGCTTCCTGGACCGCGAGCCCGCCATGCGAGAGCTGGCATCCGCGCTCAATCTGGAACACAGGATTCGCGCGGCGGATGGGGCGGCGAAGCGGCGGTATGTCTACACGCGGGGGAAGCTGCGCTCGGTGCCCGCATCGCCGCCCGCGTTCCTGAAGTCGGACATCCTCCCCTTCGGGGCGAAGCTGCGGGTGATGGGGGAGCTGTTCAGCGGCCGCGCGGCCCCCGGCGTGGACGAGTCCCTGGCGGACTTCGGGCGCCGGCACCTGGGGCCCACGGCGACGCGGGTGCTGCTGGACGCGGTGCAGACGGGCATCTTCGCGGGCGACGTGGAGAGGCTGAGCGTGGGCGCCACGTTCCCGCAGCTGGTGAAGCTGGAGCGCGAGCACCGCAGCCTCATCCTCGGCGCCATCCAGGCCCAGAAGGCTCAGGCGACGGCTCAGGCGAAGGCCCTGCCCGCGGGCAGCACCGCGCCGAAGCTCAGCGGCGCGCTGAGCACCTTCGAGGGTGGGCTCGGCACGCTCATCGACGCCCTGGGCACGGCGCTCGGGGACGCCGCGCGCACGGGCGCCACGGTGGAGGGCCTGACGCGGGGCGACGACGGCTGGCGGCTCGCGGTGAGTGAGCGGGGGCAGCGCTCGGAGCTGAAGGCGTCCCGTGTGGTGCTGGCCGCGCCCGCATACGTGACGCGGGGCCTGTTGGAGCCGCTGGACGCGGAGCTGGCCGCGGGCGTGGGCGGCATCGACTACGCGCCCATCGCCGTGGTGCACCTGGGCTTCGACGCGGGGACGACGCCCGCGCCGGACGGCTTCGGCTTCCTGGTGCCGCCGATGGAGCAGCGCCGGCTGCTCGGCTCCATCCACGCGTCCACGGTGTTCCCCTTCCGCGTGGAGGCGGGCCGGGTGCTCTACACGTGCATGGTGGGCGGCGCGACGCGGCCGGACCTGGTGGCGCTGGACGAGGCCGAGCTGGTGGCGCTGGCGCGCGAGGAGCTCAAGGCGCTCGCGGGGGTCACCGCCACGCCGACGCTCACCGAGGTCTTCCGCTGGAAGCGGGGCATCCCCCAGTACAACGTGGGCCACCTGGAGCGGATGGACAGCGTGGACCGGGCGCTCACGCGCCTGCCCGGGCTGCACCTGGCGGGCAACGCCTACAAGGGCGTGGGCCTCAACGACTGCATCCGCAACGGGCTGGCGCTCGCGGACGCGCTGGTGGACGCGGGGGCCTGA
- the pdxH gene encoding pyridoxamine 5'-phosphate oxidase translates to MLIPPDPIQRFADVFERAKKAIPVDPNAVVVASVGADGRPSARVVLLKDFDARGFVFFTNHDSRKGQELRAHPFAALCFYWQPLDEQVRVEGRVEVVSSEEADAYFQSRARGSQVGAWASLQSQRLGSRDELESRVEDVEQRYAGGDVPRPPHWSGFRVVPDRIEFWHAQPSRLHDRHVYLRDGDTWRTQMLYP, encoded by the coding sequence GTGCTGATACCTCCCGACCCCATCCAGCGCTTCGCGGACGTCTTCGAGCGCGCCAAGAAGGCCATCCCCGTGGACCCCAACGCGGTGGTGGTGGCCAGCGTCGGCGCCGACGGCCGCCCCAGCGCGCGCGTCGTCCTGCTCAAGGACTTCGATGCGCGCGGCTTCGTGTTCTTCACCAACCACGACAGCCGCAAGGGTCAGGAGCTGCGCGCGCACCCCTTCGCCGCGCTGTGCTTCTACTGGCAGCCCCTGGACGAGCAGGTCCGCGTGGAGGGCCGCGTGGAGGTGGTGTCCTCCGAGGAGGCCGACGCGTACTTCCAGAGCCGCGCGCGCGGCAGCCAGGTGGGCGCGTGGGCCAGCCTCCAGAGCCAGCGGCTGGGCTCACGCGACGAGCTGGAGTCGCGCGTGGAGGACGTGGAGCAGCGCTACGCGGGAGGGGACGTGCCCCGCCCGCCGCACTGGTCCGGCTTCCGCGTGGTGCCAGACCGCATCGAGTTCTGGCACGCCCAGCCCAGCCGGCTGCATGACCGGCACGTCTACCTGCGCGACGGCGACACGTGGCGCACGCAGATGCTCTACCCGTAG
- a CDS encoding SDR family oxidoreductase, whose amino-acid sequence MKSMRYVITGASRGIGYEFVQQLLERGDIVDAGVRTEEGRRRLEPLKHGCAGRLRIHALDVADEASVREFADEVLREPVDVLINNAGVAGLWCALTDVDYADVVRTFAVNALGPLRVTSALLPGLLRGSSRKVAYVTSRMGSLSSNSDGGAYAYRMSKVALNMGVRNLSNDLRAHGIVPVLLHPGWVKTDMGGPDAPLPPRDSVRGMLNVIDELRAEHSGRFFDYQGAEVPW is encoded by the coding sequence ATGAAGAGCATGCGCTACGTCATCACCGGAGCGAGCAGGGGCATTGGGTATGAGTTCGTCCAACAGCTCCTCGAGCGCGGCGACATCGTCGACGCCGGGGTGCGCACCGAGGAGGGGAGGCGGCGACTGGAGCCGCTGAAACACGGCTGTGCGGGGCGCTTGAGAATCCACGCGCTGGACGTGGCCGACGAGGCGAGTGTCAGGGAATTCGCCGACGAGGTGCTGCGCGAGCCGGTGGATGTCCTCATCAACAACGCGGGCGTGGCGGGGCTGTGGTGCGCGCTGACGGACGTGGACTACGCGGACGTGGTGCGCACGTTCGCGGTCAACGCGCTGGGGCCGCTGCGCGTCACCAGCGCGCTGTTGCCGGGGCTGCTGCGGGGCAGCTCTCGCAAGGTGGCCTACGTCACCTCGCGCATGGGCTCGCTGTCGTCCAACAGCGACGGCGGCGCTTATGCCTATCGGATGTCCAAGGTCGCGTTGAACATGGGCGTGCGCAACCTGTCCAATGACTTGCGTGCCCACGGCATCGTCCCCGTGCTGCTGCACCCCGGTTGGGTGAAGACGGACATGGGCGGACCGGACGCTCCGCTGCCGCCGCGCGACTCGGTGCGAGGGATGCTCAACGTCATCGATGAGCTGCGCGCCGAACACAGTGGTCGCTTCTTCGACTACCAGGGCGCGGAGGTGCCCTGGTAG